ACCGGGCGGCGGACCGGCCTCCGGCGGCATCGGCGCTCCGGCGGGCGGCGGTGCCTGCCCCGCTCCGGGCGGTGGCATCGGCATGCCGCGCGGCGGCGACGCCGGTTCCGCTCTGGGCGGCAACGGCATGCCGCCCGACGGCGACATCGGCTCGGTCCGCTGGACGGCCTCCGGCGGGAGCGGTGGGCGACCGGGCGGCACCTCGCGGGCGGCGTCCGGGTGCGGCTCCCGTCCGGGAGCGCGCTGCGGCATCGGCGGTGGGCCCGCGCGGTGCCCCGGCTGCTGGTCCGGGGCGAGGCGCGGCGGACCCGCCGCGGGCACACCGGGCCGCGGCGGGTCCTCGACCTCACCGGGTGGCCCGATCAGGCCGCCCGGCGCGGCCGGGGCCTCCGGCAGGCCGAACAGGTCCTCGGGTTCCGGCTGCTCGGGGTCGGCGTGCCGCCGCCCCGACCGGGTCTCGGGCCGCGGTGGCCGGTCCTGCTCGTGCGCGGGCGGTCCGTGGAACACCGGCGGCGGCCCGGACTGCTGCGGCCCGGCCGGAGGCGGCCCGGCGAGCTGCGGCCCGGCCTGCTCCCCGTGCTGGCCGATCGCGGGCCCGGCGGGCGGCGGGCCGACCGGGAGCTGCCCGGAGGAGTGCGGCACGGGGCCCGGCTCACCGGCGTGCGGCGGCGCGGGGGGCTCCGGCACGGGCAGCCGTCCCGACGTCGGTCCCGCCGGGGCGGAACCCGCGTCGAGCTCGGACGGGCGCGGCGGCACCTGCGGCAGCGGGCGCGGTCCGGCGGCTGGCCGGGTGCGGTCGTGCGGCGACTCGGGCGGGCGGCTCGGCTGCCGAGGCGGTTCGTCGGCGGCCGCCTCGGTTCCGGGCTGCGGCAGCGCTCCCGTCAGCGGTCCGGAGAACCCGCTGGGCCGGTTGCCGTCCCGCTGGTCGGCGGGGCCTGCCTCGGCGGGCCGGGGCGGTTCCGCGGGACCGGCCAGATCACCGGAGAGCGCGGAGGTCCCCCCAGCCGGTTCCGGTCGTTCCGGCTGCACCGGCCGCGGCCGGGGCGCCGGCCTGCGCCGCTCGTGCACGAATCGTTCGCCGAGCCGCTCGATGCGCTCCCAGAGCGCGAACGGGTCGGGTTCGGCGGCGAGCGCCGCGAACTCGGAGCGCAGGTCGAACCCGCCCGGCCGGGCGGGCGGGCGGGGTGCGGCGGGGCGGCGAGCCTCGTCGTGCCGCGCGGGCGACTGGTCCGGGTGGAGCTCGCCCGCGCGGAGTTCGCCCTGGGGCGCCAGCTCCCCGACCGATCCGAGCACGCCGCGCACCGGCATCCCGGGGCGTTCCGGGGGCTGCGGCCGGGACGGCGGCGGGTCCGCGGACGGCGGCCCGCTCGGAGGCGCCGGGCGGCCCGGTCGCCGCGGCCGGTCGGCGGCCCGCGCCGGGTCGGCCTGCGGTGGCTGCTCCGGGGGCCGGAGTTCGCCGGGCCCGGGTGGCACGGGGAGCTCGCCGGAGGATTGGAGGTCGCCGACGCGCCGGAACTCGGGCGAGGACCGGCGCGGTTCGCCGTGCGCGCCGTCAGCACCGGGCGAGTCCGCCGCGTCGTGCGGCGTCCCGTCACCGGACTCCCGGAAATCCCCGGACATCAGGTGCTCACCACCGAGAAGCGATTCGGAATAATGGGACTCTTCGGAAATCAGGGATTCCCGGGAAATGACGGTCTCACCCGCCGAAAAGGATTCATCGACCGGACGGGAGCCGAATTCGGGCGGCGAGGGCCGTTCGCTCCGGAATGCGGCGTCGGGCCCGAGTTCGCCGCCGATCCGGGCGGCACCACCGGATCCGTTCGCCTGCCGCGCCGGGGGCGCCGGGCGTCGCGTCGCGACGCCGGGCGCGGGTCGTCCCAGCTGCCCGGCGGGGGCGGAGTCACGGCGCCCGGCGTCCCGCGCCGGAGGCAGGTGCCGGGGGGCGCCGCCCGGTTCGGCCGCCCGGCGCGGCGCGGCGGGCGGCGGATGACCCGCCGGTCCCGGCGCCGCCGGATTGTGCGGTGACGTCACTTCTCCCCCAGCTCTCGGATGCACTGCGGTCGCCGCGGGCCCCTCGCCCGGACGTGCCGCATCAGTGCGACGGGCACCGTCGTGACGACGTGCCCGGTCCTGCCGTCGTTGCCCACTCAGGCACCTGTCACCTGGTGGTCCGCGCCGGTGGCAGTCGGTCGCGCCAGGGGCCGGATGACCACTGCGGCGACGGTGTCCCCCACCTCGCGCAGGGTCGCCACCTGCGTCGATCGCGACATCACGAGCCCCCTCGTTCCTCCTGTTACCGCCGAGCGACATTAGCAGTCGCGTTCGAGGCGTACCGTCGTTTCCCGGTAAGCCACCTTTATTCACGCGGGTGCACGCGCGTGCCATCCATCGCCCCTGTTCGGCAAGGTGCGGCGTGTCCCACATCCGGCGGGATCGTGCCGCCGGAGTGGGCGCGCGCCTGCGCGGAACAAAATCGAGACGTTGAGGTGCCGTTAATCACTCGTCCGTAACCGACGGTGGCGTAGGTCGTCTTCGGAGGATCAGTGTGTTCTCCGGGCGAAGGACAGCAAGCGCAAGAGGAGGGCCGATGAACGGCCGGGAGTACACGGGTGGCGGAGCGCGGCGGGCGAACTGGCCGAGCTTCGTGGCGTTGGGCGACAGCTTCACCGAAGGGCTCGCCGACCCGTCCCCCGGCGGCGGGTGCCGCGGCTGGGCGGACCGACTCGCGGAACACCTGACGGCGCAGAACCCGCGGCTGCGGTACGCGAACCTCGCGGTGCGCGGCAAGCTGCTGCGCCAGATCACCGAAGACCAGGTGCCGCAGGCGCTGGAACTGCGGCCCGCGCTGGTGTCGCTGGTCGGCGGCGGCAACGACATCATCCGTCCCGGCAGCGACCCGGACGAGCTGGCCGCGATGTTCGACGACGCGGTGACCCGGCTGCACGCGATCGGCTCGGACGTGCTGATCGGCACCGGATTCGACACGTCGACGACGCCCGTGCTGCGGCGCGTCCGCGGTAAGGTCGGCACCTACAACGCGCACTTGCGCGCCATCGCCGACAAGCACGGGTGCTACGTCGTGGACCTGTGGTCGATGCGCGTGCTGCAGGACGCGCGGGCGTGGAGCGACGACCGCCTGCACCTGTCCTCGGAGGGACACCGCCGGGTGGCGGTGCGGGCCTGCGAGGCGCTGGGCGTCGAGATCGACGACGACTGGCGCACCCCGTGGCCGGAACTCCCGACGCGCCCGTGGCGCGTGCAGCGCGCCGAGGACATCCAGTGGGCGCGGGAACACCTGGCCCCGTGGATCGTCCGCCGCCTCCGAGGCCGGTCCAGCGGCGACGGTCGCGGCCCGAAGCGCCCGCAGCTCGAACGCCTCTGCACCAACGCCGGCCGAACAACCGACCACGAATCCCCCCACCCCCGCTGACTTCGCGACGAAGCCGCGCAGGTGGGTGGGCGAAGCCACGGTTGTGGAGTCGGGTTCGGCTTGGCGTGTGGGGTCGGGTTTTAGAGCCTTCCCGGGTTTGGGCGTGTGGTTTCGGTGGTGCGTGGAATGTCGGGTTTACTGATTGCTTCCACGGCTGGTGTTGCTGGGGTGTCCGGGTAGCGGAACCTCAGTCGGTCTCTCGCTGCGGGATCTTTTTCCCGAGTGGCTCCGCCACGAGGGAAAAAGCTGTCCTCGCGAGAGACCGACTGAGAACCCGCCGGTGGTCGGCTTTGTGACGTGGGCTATTCGCTGCGCGAATACAGGCACGGCCTTCGGCCGCAAGGCAGACTTCGCTTCGCTCGCCCCAGGCACGGCTTCGCCGCGAGGCAGCCCGACGCCGCACGTCAAGCCGAGCGAGACTTCCCACCTCGGCTGAGAAAGACGAAGTGCGGACCTCTGGAATCCCCCAGTCCAAAGGTCCGCACCCACCCCCACGTCCTCCCGGATCGCTCCGAGCGCCCCGGGCTCGGAGCGTCCGCCCCGACCGTCGCCCGTTGGCACGGGCTCGGCCGGGACGGCCGGGCGGCAATCCCCCCTCGGATTTCCCCCAGTGCCACCCGGTGCGGGCCGTTCATGACGCTGACCCGCACGAAAGGCACTTTGGCAGTCCGGGCTAGACATCGGCTAAACGTCGGCTAAACGTCCACAGTGGACACCATGTGAGCTGCCGCGGAGTCAGGCGCCGATGTCGTCAATGGACTGCAGCCGGGACTTGGCCTGCGCGGCGCGCGGTGACCCGCCGGTCTCGTAGATCGACAGCGCCGTCTCCCACCGGGTGCGGGCCACGGAGCGATCACCGCGGGACTGCGCCACGTCGCCCAGCCCCATGTACGCCGACGCCTGGTGCATCGCCGACCCGCAGCGCTGCGCCACGTTCAGCGCCTCGTGATGGTAGCCCTCACCCTCGTCGAGCCTGCCCGATTCGATGCTGACTTCGCCGCAGTTGTTCAGCACCATCGCGAGGGTTTCGAGGTCGTCGGCCTCGCGGTACATCACCTCGGCCTCCAGCAAGTGCTCCAACGCCTCGTCGAGCCGCCCGTTGGCCTGCTCGACCTGGGCGAGGTTGTTCAGCGCACCCGCCTCCCGGTAGCGGTCGCCGAGCGTGCGGTAGGCGCGCAGCGCGTCCCGGCAGTGCACCTGCGCCTCCGCGTAGCGCTGCATCCGGAACAGCACGGCACCCATGTTGACCTGCGCCAACGCCAGCCATCCAGCGTTCCCGGTGGCGACGGCGCAGCGGTAGGAGTCGGCGTAGTGCGCCAGCGCCTCGTCGTGCTTGCCGGTGCGGGCGTAGGCCACGCCGAGCCCGGCGGGCATCAGCACCTGGCCGACGGGGTCGGCGGCGAGCCGCGCCGATTCGAGGCCGACGGTGTAGATCTGGATCCAGTCCTCCCACGGGCAGCGCACCACCAGGTAGTTGAACTGGCAGCGCACCAGCCGCCACGCGTA
This window of the Saccharopolyspora gloriosae genome carries:
- a CDS encoding SGNH/GDSL hydrolase family protein, whose protein sequence is MNGREYTGGGARRANWPSFVALGDSFTEGLADPSPGGGCRGWADRLAEHLTAQNPRLRYANLAVRGKLLRQITEDQVPQALELRPALVSLVGGGNDIIRPGSDPDELAAMFDDAVTRLHAIGSDVLIGTGFDTSTTPVLRRVRGKVGTYNAHLRAIADKHGCYVVDLWSMRVLQDARAWSDDRLHLSSEGHRRVAVRACEALGVEIDDDWRTPWPELPTRPWRVQRAEDIQWAREHLAPWIVRRLRGRSSGDGRGPKRPQLERLCTNAGRTTDHESPHPR